One Bosea sp. 685 DNA segment encodes these proteins:
- a CDS encoding ABC transporter substrate-binding protein, translating to MDVLSARPTRRSLLSGAAGAVSLIAAPSILRAQTKELVVGGAAGHKPWVEQVVVPAFEKKYNCKVLFEGTRSLVNLEKMQKNKGKQYMSVVQMDDPVMILAVKEDLLDPLTPGKAPNLSQLVPGSSHMEGMWANYLQPWLGVAYSKGAMKTPPSSWADLFDAKYKGRIIIPSLQNTEGLPVLFAAGMLAGGTLEAIQKDTDAGFKKLVSLKPNLLTIYTQQPQAYNLLEQGEAYMIGPAMSSYALERKAAGAPIDLVAPKEGVFAMPSGIAVIKGAPQAELAFAYVNELLGAELQEKLAGPTFSLATNKAVPRPAGLSADVTIHQIDWANVAAQRNDWIKRWDREMAI from the coding sequence ATGGACGTCCTCTCTGCCCGGCCGACCCGTCGCTCCCTGCTCTCCGGCGCCGCAGGCGCCGTGAGCCTCATTGCCGCCCCGTCGATCCTGCGCGCCCAGACGAAGGAATTGGTCGTCGGCGGGGCGGCCGGCCACAAGCCCTGGGTCGAGCAGGTCGTGGTTCCCGCCTTCGAGAAGAAGTACAATTGCAAGGTGCTATTCGAAGGCACCCGCTCTCTCGTCAACCTCGAGAAGATGCAGAAGAACAAGGGCAAGCAGTACATGTCCGTCGTCCAGATGGACGATCCCGTCATGATACTGGCGGTGAAGGAGGACCTTCTCGATCCGCTGACACCCGGCAAGGCGCCGAACCTGTCGCAGCTCGTGCCCGGCTCCAGCCATATGGAGGGCATGTGGGCCAACTATCTCCAGCCCTGGCTCGGCGTGGCCTACAGCAAGGGCGCGATGAAGACCCCGCCCTCATCCTGGGCCGATCTGTTCGATGCGAAGTATAAGGGACGGATCATCATCCCCTCGCTGCAGAACACGGAAGGGCTGCCGGTGCTTTTCGCCGCGGGCATGCTGGCGGGCGGGACGCTCGAGGCGATCCAGAAGGACACCGACGCCGGCTTCAAGAAGCTGGTCTCGCTGAAGCCGAACCTGCTGACGATCTACACCCAGCAGCCGCAGGCCTATAACCTGCTGGAGCAGGGCGAAGCCTATATGATCGGACCGGCGATGTCGTCCTATGCGCTCGAGCGCAAGGCGGCGGGCGCGCCGATCGACCTCGTCGCGCCCAAGGAAGGCGTGTTCGCCATGCCCTCGGGGATCGCCGTGATCAAGGGCGCGCCGCAAGCCGAGCTCGCCTTCGCCTATGTCAACGAATTGCTCGGTGCCGAGCTGCAGGAGAAACTCGCCGGCCCGACCTTCTCGCTCGCGACCAACAAGGCGGTGCCGAGGCCGGCTGGCCTTAGCGCCGATGTGACGATCCACCAGATCGACTGGGCCAATGTCGCGGCGCAGCGCAATGACTGGATCAAGCGCTGGGACCGCGAGATGGCGATCTGA
- a CDS encoding ABC transporter ATP-binding protein, producing the protein MNPAFLDITGASRSFGAATVLDGVDLAVGKGEFISLLGPSGCGKTTLLRIVAGLMTPDTGRVVLDTHEITRKPPHRRDIGVVFQNYALFPHLSVAENVAFGLKARGTARETIALTVARYLGLVQMTAFADRSIKALSGGQQQRVAVARALAVGPKLMLLDEPFSALDRKLREAMQIDLKRILREVGTTAIFVTHDQDEALTMSDRIAVMYRGQIEQLDTPTAIYHRPATPFALDFVGLSSRLAGTVVASHDRMLTIETAAGMLCAPGQFIPGSPVVLGIRPERVTVGAGGENSIEATLIDVVFQGARVQLHFEAPAGGRLLVEAHEAPAGAAPGARLPLSWRQADTLVYPAPAEGGAA; encoded by the coding sequence GTGAACCCGGCCTTTCTCGACATTACCGGCGCCAGCAGGAGCTTCGGCGCCGCCACCGTCCTCGACGGTGTCGATCTCGCCGTCGGCAAGGGCGAGTTCATCTCGCTGCTCGGCCCGTCCGGATGCGGCAAGACCACTCTGCTGCGGATCGTAGCCGGGCTGATGACGCCCGACACCGGCCGGGTCGTTCTGGACACGCACGAGATCACGCGCAAGCCGCCGCATCGGCGCGACATCGGCGTGGTCTTCCAGAACTACGCGCTGTTCCCGCATCTCAGCGTGGCGGAGAACGTCGCATTCGGCCTCAAGGCCCGCGGCACTGCACGGGAGACGATCGCGCTGACGGTCGCGCGTTATCTTGGCCTCGTCCAGATGACGGCCTTTGCCGACCGCTCGATCAAGGCGCTCTCGGGCGGCCAGCAGCAGCGTGTCGCAGTGGCGCGCGCTCTCGCCGTCGGGCCCAAGCTCATGCTTCTGGACGAGCCCTTCTCGGCGCTCGACCGCAAGCTGCGCGAGGCGATGCAGATCGATCTCAAGCGGATCCTGCGCGAGGTCGGCACCACCGCGATCTTCGTCACCCACGACCAGGACGAAGCGCTGACCATGTCCGACCGCATCGCCGTGATGTATCGCGGCCAGATCGAACAGCTGGACACGCCGACCGCGATCTACCATCGCCCGGCGACGCCCTTCGCGCTCGATTTCGTCGGCCTGTCGAGCCGGCTCGCCGGCACGGTCGTCGCAAGCCACGACAGGATGCTGACGATCGAGACCGCAGCGGGAATGCTGTGTGCGCCGGGACAATTCATCCCCGGCAGCCCGGTCGTCCTCGGCATTCGCCCCGAGCGCGTGACGGTCGGGGCGGGAGGCGAGAACAGCATCGAGGCGACGCTGATCGACGTCGTGTTCCAGGGCGCTCGGGTCCAGCTCCATTTCGAGGCACCGGCGGGCGGGCGCCTGCTCGTCGAGGCGCATGAGGCGCCGGCGGGCGCAGCGCCTGGCGCCCGGTTGCCTCTGAGCTGGCGCCAGGCCGACACGCTGGTCTATCCCGCCCCCGCAGAGGGAGGCGCGGCATGA
- a CDS encoding ABC transporter permease encodes MSTARRFDPILLLAAPAVAYLTVVYGLPLLFLLGRSLLGAGGVSAFAGFFADPFSWTVLGNTVRSAALVTLVCLVIGYPTALVLARAGGFVQAAILVAIILPLSVGVVVKAFAWQIVLRRDGVVSQIFTGLGIWDEPQRLLFTETGLVIGAANIFVPFMILPIYSVLKLVDPRLGEAAATLGASPVYRFFKVAIPLSLPGIITGIAFVFSMAASMYVIPSLVIGDRFQTLATLTGRSFLFMRNEQLGSTTAVVLLALTIGIVVASSRLSRRLGGAA; translated from the coding sequence ATGAGCACGGCGCGCCGATTCGATCCGATCCTGCTGCTGGCCGCTCCAGCCGTCGCCTATCTCACCGTCGTGTATGGCCTGCCATTGCTGTTCCTGCTCGGTCGCAGCCTGCTTGGCGCCGGCGGCGTTTCGGCCTTCGCCGGGTTCTTCGCCGATCCGTTCAGCTGGACCGTTCTCGGCAATACCGTTCGCAGCGCGGCGCTGGTGACGCTGGTCTGCCTCGTCATCGGCTATCCGACAGCGCTCGTGCTGGCGCGCGCCGGCGGCTTCGTCCAGGCGGCGATCCTTGTTGCGATCATCCTGCCGCTTTCGGTCGGCGTCGTGGTCAAGGCCTTCGCCTGGCAGATCGTGCTGCGGCGCGACGGCGTCGTATCGCAGATCTTCACCGGGCTCGGCATCTGGGACGAGCCGCAGCGCCTGCTCTTCACCGAGACCGGCCTCGTCATCGGGGCGGCCAATATTTTCGTGCCCTTCATGATCCTGCCGATCTATTCCGTGCTGAAGCTCGTCGATCCGCGGCTGGGCGAGGCGGCGGCAACGCTCGGCGCCTCGCCGGTCTATCGCTTCTTCAAGGTGGCGATACCGCTGTCGCTACCCGGCATCATCACGGGCATAGCCTTCGTCTTCTCGATGGCCGCCTCGATGTATGTGATTCCAAGCCTCGTGATCGGCGACCGCTTCCAGACGCTGGCGACGCTGACGGGACGCTCCTTCCTGTTCATGCGTAACGAACAGCTCGGCTCGACGACCGCCGTCGTGCTGCTCGCGCTGACGATCGGCATCGTCGTGGCGAGTTCCAGGCTGTCGCGCCGGCTGGGAGGCGCCGCATGA
- a CDS encoding ABC transporter permease, which yields MTAIEKIAGWLAGLLATFTVVFLLTPLVVTVAVSFGSSAVFTLPPPSWSLRWYEALARSRDLWPPVFASVKLAAFSTAVALVLGTLCAIGLLRGQFRGREAVVTFLVSPLMLPGLVIGIAMLESFRAAGLRDVWVSLVLAHVVITLPYVVRTVFAALSLFDFTLIDAARTLGLTYPKAVFKVLVPSLAPAFLTSGMFAFLASMDNYPISIFFTDAWTKTLPIQMLQYVEESPDPTIAAISTLLILLSIGVLVLGDRLVGLRRMADL from the coding sequence ATGACCGCAATCGAAAAAATCGCCGGCTGGCTGGCCGGGTTGCTTGCGACCTTCACCGTCGTGTTTCTGCTCACCCCGCTCGTGGTGACGGTCGCGGTCTCCTTCGGTTCGAGCGCGGTCTTCACCTTGCCGCCGCCATCATGGTCGCTGCGTTGGTACGAGGCGCTGGCCCGCTCGCGCGATCTCTGGCCGCCGGTCTTCGCCTCGGTGAAGCTCGCCGCATTCTCGACCGCGGTCGCGCTGGTTCTCGGCACGCTCTGCGCCATCGGCCTGCTGCGCGGCCAGTTCCGCGGACGTGAGGCCGTGGTCACCTTCCTGGTCTCGCCGCTGATGCTGCCCGGCCTCGTCATCGGCATCGCCATGCTGGAGAGCTTCCGCGCGGCAGGCCTGCGCGACGTCTGGGTGAGCCTCGTGCTCGCCCATGTCGTGATCACGCTGCCCTATGTGGTGCGCACCGTCTTTGCTGCGCTCTCGCTCTTCGACTTCACCCTGATCGACGCCGCCCGCACGCTCGGCCTGACCTATCCGAAAGCCGTGTTCAAAGTGCTGGTCCCCTCGCTCGCACCCGCCTTCCTGACCTCTGGCATGTTCGCCTTTCTCGCCTCCATGGACAATTATCCGATCTCGATCTTCTTCACCGATGCCTGGACCAAGACGCTGCCGATCCAGATGCTGCAATATGTCGAGGAAAGCCCCGATCCCACCATCGCCGCGATCTCGACGCTGCTGATCCTGCTGTCGATCGGCGTCCTCGTGCTCGGCGACCGCCTCGTCGGCCTGCGCCGCATGGCCGATCTGTGA
- a CDS encoding polysaccharide deacetylase family protein: MSGIIGSDRDFRGYGSAPPAVRWPGDAQLAVSVVINIEEGAELSLGQGDERNESVYEVVEEISGVRDLCMESHFEYGPRAGWPRIRKLLQDYGVRGTMNANGRSLAISPWLAQEGVTDGHEVAAHGWRWERHANMSEDEERLAIARTVEAITAAAGMPPRGWHTRSATSPNTRRLLLEQGGFLYDSNAYNDDLPYLVGVEGHDHLVLPYAFDTNDMRFQRGGGFVFGDDFARYCIDAFDRLHEEGADAPRMMTVGLHLRIIGRPGRIGGLERFLAHAASKPGTWFARRDEIARHWLRETGRGELIGGR, translated from the coding sequence ATGAGCGGGATCATCGGCAGCGATCGCGATTTCCGCGGCTATGGCAGCGCGCCTCCAGCCGTGCGCTGGCCCGGCGATGCGCAACTCGCCGTCTCGGTCGTCATCAATATCGAGGAAGGCGCGGAACTCTCGCTCGGCCAGGGCGATGAGCGCAACGAGTCCGTCTATGAGGTCGTCGAGGAGATTTCCGGTGTCCGCGACCTGTGCATGGAGTCGCATTTCGAATACGGCCCGCGCGCCGGCTGGCCACGCATTCGCAAGCTGCTGCAGGACTATGGCGTGCGCGGAACGATGAACGCCAATGGCCGCAGCCTGGCGATATCGCCCTGGCTCGCACAGGAAGGTGTCACTGATGGCCATGAGGTCGCGGCCCATGGCTGGCGCTGGGAGCGCCACGCCAATATGAGCGAGGATGAAGAGCGCCTCGCCATCGCCCGCACGGTCGAGGCCATCACGGCCGCGGCCGGGATGCCGCCGCGCGGCTGGCACACGCGCTCGGCAACCTCCCCGAACACCCGGCGGCTCCTCCTGGAACAAGGCGGATTTCTCTACGATTCCAATGCCTATAACGACGACCTGCCCTATCTCGTGGGAGTCGAGGGCCATGACCACCTGGTGCTGCCCTATGCCTTCGACACCAACGACATGCGTTTCCAGCGCGGCGGCGGCTTTGTCTTCGGCGATGACTTCGCCCGCTACTGCATCGATGCCTTCGACCGGCTCCATGAGGAGGGCGCGGACGCACCGCGCATGATGACGGTCGGCCTGCATCTGCGCATCATCGGCCGTCCCGGGCGGATTGGCGGCCTGGAGCGCTTTCTCGCCCATGCGGCGTCAAAGCCGGGAACCTGGTTCGCGCGGCGCGACGAGATCGCCCGGCACTGGCTGCGCGAGACCGGGCGCGGGGAGCTGATCGGCGGGCGCTGA
- a CDS encoding aspartate/glutamate racemase family protein, whose protein sequence is MRILLLNPNTTEAITQRLLVAAKAVATPGTEIVPLTAPRGVPYIASRAEAQIGGAIALDMLAEHHHAVDAAIIAAFGDPGLMGARELFDIPVVGMAEAAMLTACMLGKRFSIVTFARALGPWYEECVAMHGLGGRCAGIRMLDETFADIGDVQEEKEEVIVALANRAVAEDGADCVILAGAPLAGLAAKVAHRIPVPVIDQIGAALKQAEALVALRPRKASAGTFRRPPAKPTLGLSEALAARIEHR, encoded by the coding sequence ATGCGCATCCTTCTGCTGAATCCCAATACCACCGAAGCGATTACCCAGCGCCTCCTGGTCGCGGCCAAGGCGGTGGCGACGCCGGGGACCGAGATCGTGCCGCTGACGGCGCCGCGTGGCGTGCCCTATATCGCCAGCCGTGCCGAGGCTCAGATTGGCGGAGCCATCGCGCTCGACATGCTGGCCGAGCATCACCACGCGGTTGACGCCGCAATCATCGCCGCGTTTGGCGACCCCGGGCTGATGGGCGCGCGCGAGCTCTTCGATATCCCTGTCGTGGGCATGGCCGAGGCAGCCATGCTGACCGCCTGCATGCTCGGCAAGCGCTTTTCCATCGTCACCTTCGCGCGGGCGCTCGGGCCCTGGTACGAGGAATGCGTCGCCATGCATGGGCTCGGCGGCCGCTGCGCCGGGATCCGCATGCTCGACGAAACCTTCGCCGATATCGGCGACGTGCAGGAGGAGAAGGAGGAGGTCATCGTGGCACTGGCCAACCGGGCCGTGGCCGAGGATGGGGCCGATTGCGTGATCCTCGCAGGGGCGCCGCTGGCCGGGCTGGCGGCCAAGGTGGCCCACCGCATCCCGGTGCCCGTCATCGACCAGATCGGCGCGGCATTGAAGCAGGCCGAGGCTCTGGTCGCCCTGCGGCCGCGCAAGGCGAGCGCCGGAACCTTCCGCAGGCCGCCGGCGAAACCGACGCTGGGGCTCTCGGAGGCATTGGCGGCGCGCATCGAGCATCGTTGA
- a CDS encoding amino acid ABC transporter permease gives MMDFTFWDILRNLLLATRWTILLSIVAFIGGGIVGMAILLARVSARHWLRRFAELYIGLFQGTPLLMQLFLVFFGLPLIGFRIEPWSAAALALTLCASAYLAEIWRGGVEALPKGQWDAAKSLGLHYPNQMRLVILPQAFAITRAPVVGYLVQLVKSTALTSIIGFDELMRTSNAIANATFEPLTVYGLVGLIYFVICRPLTLYARHLQLVGQAR, from the coding sequence CTGATGGACTTCACCTTCTGGGATATCCTGCGCAATCTGCTGCTCGCGACACGCTGGACGATCCTGCTCTCGATCGTGGCCTTCATCGGCGGCGGTATCGTGGGTATGGCGATCCTGCTGGCCCGCGTCTCGGCTCGCCACTGGCTGCGCCGCTTCGCCGAGCTCTATATCGGCCTGTTCCAGGGCACGCCCCTGCTGATGCAGCTATTCCTGGTCTTCTTCGGCCTGCCGCTGATCGGCTTCCGCATCGAACCCTGGTCCGCAGCCGCCCTCGCCTTGACGCTTTGCGCCAGCGCCTATCTGGCGGAGATCTGGCGCGGCGGGGTCGAGGCCCTGCCGAAGGGCCAATGGGATGCCGCCAAGAGCCTCGGCCTGCATTATCCCAACCAGATGCGGCTCGTCATCCTGCCGCAGGCCTTTGCGATCACACGGGCCCCGGTGGTCGGCTACCTTGTTCAGCTGGTCAAAAGCACGGCGTTGACCTCGATCATCGGTTTCGACGAATTGATGCGGACCTCCAACGCCATCGCGAATGCGACCTTCGAGCCGCTCACGGTCTATGGCCTGGTGGGGCTGATCTACTTCGTCATCTGCCGGCCCCTGACGCTTTACGCCCGCCACCTGCAGCTTGTTGGCCAAGCCAGATAA
- a CDS encoding amino acid ABC transporter permease translates to MAYNLNFDWLSQAAEPIARGAVATVGLIAVTAVLGTACSILGAAAVRSRSPLLRRAVGSYVELIRNTPFLLQLFFIFFGLPSLGLRLDPAIAATLAMTINLSAYGTEIVAAGLDAVPNGQKEAGRALGLRSAQVFIKIVLPQALKVIFPALQSQIIIMMLESAAVSQISVRELTYEADMLQARSFRAFETYFIITMVYLALSFCLRRLLGFTGRKYLIGAAP, encoded by the coding sequence TTGGCCTATAATCTCAACTTCGACTGGTTGAGCCAGGCCGCCGAACCCATCGCGCGCGGCGCGGTGGCGACGGTGGGTTTGATCGCCGTCACGGCGGTGCTCGGCACGGCCTGCAGCATTCTGGGAGCGGCGGCCGTGCGCAGCCGCTCTCCCTTGCTGCGCCGCGCGGTCGGCAGCTATGTCGAGCTGATCAGGAACACGCCGTTCCTGCTCCAGCTCTTCTTCATCTTCTTCGGCCTGCCCAGCCTCGGTTTGCGGCTCGATCCGGCCATCGCCGCGACCCTGGCGATGACGATCAACCTCTCGGCCTATGGCACCGAGATCGTCGCGGCCGGTCTCGATGCCGTCCCCAACGGGCAGAAGGAAGCTGGCCGCGCGCTGGGCCTGCGCTCCGCGCAGGTCTTCATCAAGATCGTCCTGCCGCAGGCGCTGAAGGTGATCTTCCCGGCCCTGCAAAGCCAGATCATCATTATGATGCTGGAATCGGCTGCGGTCTCGCAGATCTCCGTGCGCGAACTGACCTATGAGGCCGACATGCTGCAGGCACGCAGTTTCCGTGCCTTCGAGACCTATTTCATCATCACAATGGTCTATCTGGCGCTGAGCTTTTGCCTGCGCCGGCTGCTCGGCTTCACCGGACGGAAATATTTGATCGGGGCGGCGCCCTGA
- a CDS encoding transporter substrate-binding domain-containing protein, with amino-acid sequence MTTYTKIKTSLLALSLLTGFSLATAPARADALDDITKSGTLKVGVFSDFPPFSSASADMSLKGYDIDIAEIIASTLKVKLNLVSVTGQNRIPFLTERRVDILLSVGHSAEREKVLDFTAAYAPYYIAVIGPQAVKVEGKADLAGKSIAVSRGTLEDTSLTEAAPPSADIKRFDSYNSVIQAFISGQAQLMVVGNDVGAQVLSRQTALKPEQKFQLMTSPDHIALNKNEPRLKQALDEIVAKLLADGTLNKVSVKWLGKPLDPKDL; translated from the coding sequence GTGACCACCTACACCAAGATCAAGACATCGCTGCTGGCGCTGAGCCTGCTGACCGGCTTCAGCCTCGCGACCGCGCCTGCCCGTGCCGACGCGCTCGACGACATCACCAAATCCGGCACCCTCAAGGTCGGCGTCTTCTCCGACTTCCCGCCCTTCTCGTCGGCCAGCGCCGATATGAGCCTGAAGGGCTACGACATCGACATCGCCGAGATCATCGCCAGCACGCTGAAGGTGAAGCTTAATCTCGTCAGCGTCACCGGCCAGAACCGCATCCCCTTCCTGACCGAACGCCGCGTCGACATCCTGCTCAGCGTCGGCCACAGCGCCGAGCGCGAAAAGGTGCTCGATTTCACCGCCGCCTACGCACCCTATTACATCGCCGTCATCGGTCCGCAGGCCGTGAAGGTCGAAGGCAAGGCGGATCTCGCCGGCAAGTCGATCGCGGTGAGCCGCGGCACGCTGGAGGACACGTCGCTGACGGAGGCCGCACCGCCTTCCGCCGACATCAAGCGCTTCGACAGCTATAATTCGGTCATCCAGGCCTTCATCTCCGGCCAGGCCCAATTGATGGTCGTCGGCAACGATGTCGGCGCCCAGGTGCTGTCGCGCCAGACCGCGCTGAAGCCCGAGCAGAAATTCCAGCTGATGACCTCGCCGGACCATATCGCGCTGAACAAGAACGAACCGCGCCTCAAGCAGGCTCTCGACGAGATCGTCGCGAAGCTGCTCGCCGACGGCACGCTCAACAAGGTCTCGGTCAAGTGGCTCGGCAAGCCGCTCGATCCCAAGGATCTCTGA
- a CDS encoding ABC transporter ATP-binding protein, whose translation MNNAVEFHGISRRFGGVTAVDDVSFSIAAGETVALLGPSGCGKTTILRVIAGFERPDAGTVSIGGRDVTALKPYERNVGLLFQHYALFPHMTVAENIAYGLRHRGADKREIPDRVEAMLALVRLQGFGARRPHQLSGGQQQRVALARALATRPSLILLDEPLSALDAKLRQDLRAELKQVLAAVNSTAMVVTHDQEEAMSLGERVFLMQSGRIVQVGTPSDVYGRPDTRFAADFMGRTNWIEAQVTRREMGFARATSRSGLSLMVPDCASDAIDICVRPENIVLSAADAADPDGMANSAKGRILNVALLGATRQILVEMPGGEQLLVMQANRVGDGLDPGKAVRIGFPVAACITMPASNRAALNASI comes from the coding sequence TTGAACAACGCGGTCGAGTTTCACGGAATCAGCCGCCGCTTCGGCGGGGTCACAGCCGTCGATGACGTCTCCTTCTCGATCGCCGCCGGCGAGACCGTCGCGCTGCTGGGCCCCAGCGGCTGCGGTAAGACAACCATTTTGCGTGTGATCGCCGGCTTTGAGCGACCCGATGCCGGCACGGTCAGCATCGGCGGCCGCGACGTCACCGCACTCAAGCCCTATGAACGCAATGTCGGGCTGTTGTTCCAGCATTACGCCCTGTTCCCGCATATGACCGTGGCGGAGAACATCGCCTATGGGCTGCGGCATCGCGGCGCCGACAAGCGCGAGATTCCCGATCGCGTCGAGGCGATGCTGGCGCTGGTGCGGTTGCAGGGCTTCGGTGCCCGCCGCCCGCATCAGCTCAGCGGCGGTCAGCAGCAGCGCGTCGCGCTGGCCCGCGCTTTGGCGACACGCCCCAGCCTGATCTTGTTGGACGAGCCGCTGTCGGCGCTCGACGCCAAGCTGCGTCAGGACCTGCGCGCCGAGCTCAAGCAGGTTCTGGCCGCGGTGAATTCGACCGCGATGGTGGTCACGCACGACCAGGAAGAGGCCATGAGCCTCGGAGAACGCGTCTTCCTGATGCAATCGGGCCGTATCGTCCAGGTCGGCACGCCGTCGGATGTCTATGGTCGCCCGGACACGCGTTTCGCCGCGGATTTCATGGGGCGCACCAACTGGATCGAAGCCCAGGTTACGCGCCGTGAAATGGGCTTCGCCCGGGCGACCAGCCGGTCGGGCCTGTCCCTGATGGTGCCCGACTGCGCGTCGGACGCGATCGATATCTGCGTCCGGCCCGAGAACATCGTGCTCTCCGCCGCCGATGCGGCCGATCCCGATGGCATGGCCAACAGCGCCAAGGGCCGGATCCTCAACGTCGCCCTGCTCGGCGCCACACGCCAGATCCTGGTCGAGATGCCTGGCGGCGAGCAGCTGCTCGTCATGCAGGCCAATCGCGTCGGCGACGGCCTCGATCCCGGCAAGGCGGTGCGGATCGGCTTTCCCGTCGCTGCCTGCATCACCATGCCGGCCAGCAACCGCGCCGCACTCAACGCCTCGATCTAA
- a CDS encoding ABC transporter permease — MNGTAKRRSDQFLSGAMIAMLALVLAFLVTPLLVTCLLAFDARGFLGPLPPPALSLRWFEKLVSLDYVATGLATSLKIAVLTTVIDVLVGTAAAVALDRGSFRGRGLLMAAFLSPLIVPAVVIGFALLLFLSRIGIADGFIRLLCGHVVITLPYVVRTVLASLTGRDRRLTEAALVLGATESQAFWNITLPLIRSGMVTGAVFAFAVSLDDVAVSMFLTDPSTYTLPVALVSNMRASFDLTIAAAAVLLMAVSALLILVLERFVGFDRLLGQGLFRS; from the coding sequence ATGAACGGCACCGCAAAACGTCGCAGCGACCAGTTCCTCAGTGGCGCGATGATCGCGATGCTGGCGCTGGTGCTCGCCTTCCTTGTGACGCCGCTCCTGGTCACTTGCCTGCTCGCCTTCGATGCGCGCGGCTTTCTCGGGCCGCTGCCGCCGCCGGCCCTGTCCCTGCGCTGGTTCGAGAAGCTGGTCTCGCTGGACTATGTCGCGACCGGCCTGGCGACCAGCCTGAAGATCGCCGTCCTGACGACCGTGATCGATGTGCTGGTCGGAACAGCTGCCGCGGTCGCGCTTGATCGCGGCAGTTTCCGCGGTCGCGGCCTGCTGATGGCCGCCTTCCTCTCGCCGCTCATCGTGCCGGCCGTGGTGATCGGCTTTGCGCTCCTGCTGTTCCTGTCGCGGATCGGCATCGCCGATGGCTTCATCCGGCTGCTCTGCGGCCATGTCGTGATCACCTTGCCCTATGTCGTGCGCACCGTGCTCGCCAGCCTCACGGGCCGTGACCGGCGCCTGACCGAGGCGGCCCTGGTGCTGGGCGCGACCGAAAGCCAGGCCTTCTGGAACATCACCCTGCCGCTGATCCGCAGCGGCATGGTCACGGGCGCCGTCTTCGCCTTCGCCGTGTCGCTGGATGACGTCGCGGTCAGCATGTTCCTGACCGACCCCTCGACCTACACCTTGCCGGTCGCGCTCGTCAGCAACATGCGCGCCTCCTTCGATCTCACCATTGCCGCCGCCGCCGTGCTGCTGATGGCGGTCAGCGCCCTTCTCATCCTGGTTCTCGAGCGCTTCGTCGGTTTCGACCGTCTGTTGGGCCAGGGGCTGTTTCGTTCATAG
- a CDS encoding ABC transporter permease: MTAIPLRKPASAVPALGRTTLPLLAPGLLLLFVIFALPLLGLALESLKQYVPGRVGSAADAPLTLENYRELATPSFAGVLYETFKLSVAAALTGLLAAFPLAYCIVRRFSPRQRAACIGLLVMLVLLSMLVRTYALELAFGSVGIARPLLLVLGISPTSRWYIETLVGAGLLHAIVPICTLTLLGTIQNIDPRLCDAAQSLGAPAWKAHLGITVPLALPGLVSAFLIAMTFAISAFVIPMVLGKGRVLFLSNTIYTRFSDVANYPSGAAVSIAMLVISLLALSLVSLVQPRKGAGS, encoded by the coding sequence GTGACCGCCATCCCACTGCGGAAGCCGGCGAGCGCGGTGCCGGCACTGGGGCGCACGACGCTGCCGTTGCTCGCGCCGGGCCTGCTGCTCCTCTTCGTCATCTTCGCCCTGCCATTGCTCGGGCTCGCGCTGGAAAGCCTCAAGCAATATGTGCCGGGCCGGGTCGGCTCGGCCGCTGATGCGCCGCTGACGCTGGAGAATTATCGCGAGCTCGCGACGCCCTCCTTCGCCGGCGTGCTGTATGAGACCTTCAAGCTGAGCGTGGCGGCGGCGCTGACCGGGCTGCTGGCGGCCTTTCCGCTGGCCTATTGCATCGTGCGGCGGTTCTCGCCGCGCCAGCGTGCCGCCTGCATCGGCCTGCTGGTGATGCTGGTGCTGCTCAGCATGCTGGTGCGCACCTATGCGCTGGAACTCGCCTTCGGTTCGGTCGGAATCGCTCGCCCGCTGCTCCTGGTGCTGGGAATCTCGCCGACGAGCCGCTGGTATATCGAGACGCTGGTGGGTGCGGGCCTGCTGCATGCGATCGTGCCGATCTGCACCCTGACCCTGCTGGGAACGATCCAGAACATCGATCCCCGGCTGTGCGACGCCGCGCAATCGCTCGGCGCTCCCGCCTGGAAGGCGCATCTCGGCATCACCGTGCCGCTCGCTTTGCCGGGACTGGTTTCGGCCTTTCTGATCGCCATGACCTTCGCGATCAGCGCCTTCGTCATTCCGATGGTGCTCGGCAAGGGACGGGTGCTGTTCCTGTCGAACACGATCTACACGCGCTTCAGCGACGTCGCGAACTATCCCAGCGGAGCCGCCGTCTCGATTGCGATGCTGGTCATCTCGCTGCTCGCGCTGTCGCTGGTTTCGCTGGTGCAGCCACGCAAGGGCGCAGGCTCATGA